CAAACCCAGAGAATCTCTGacacccgcccccccaccccccacaccccagggACTTCCTCTGTCCCATATGCCCAAAGTGCAGTCCTGAGGGTCtggaaccccctccccccacctcaatcCCCTTCTGTCTGGGCGCCACCCACCAGGTTCCTGTTCCGGATGTGGGCCCCCCTCCCTGCCGATGCTGGTAGGCCTCATGGCCGCCGATTTGGTGGTGTCGCTGCTGATCATTGCCgtggtgtttgtgtgtgcttGCCCCCGCCGCAGGCCCACCCAAGGTGAGGGCAGAGACAGGATGGGGCCCGGAGGGGCTGATGGCCCTAGGGAGGGGGTCCCCAGGGAGGTGTCCCCCAGGGAAGCCCTGGAGGATATGCTGGGGAAACCCTGGGGGTGGTGCATGGGGGAACTCCTGAGGAAACCCCTGAGGCAGGGGGTCCCCAGGAAGGTGGAGACGTGGGTGGCTGGTAGGTGGTCAGgcctcatgctttctctccccccacccccagaagatGACAAAATCTACATGAACATGCCTGGCAGGGGCTGACCCCCTTGTAAGTGACACCTTTGACTTCTGACCCTCTCATCCTGCATTGTGTGTGGTGGCACAGGATACCCACTCCCGACTTGGGTTGGAATAAAGCAACTGAAATACCTctagttctgtttgtttgtttgtttgtttgttttttaagatgttttgggggggcgcctgggtggctccatcagttaagcgtctgactcttgactttggctcagatcataatcacgtggttggtgagatggagccccgcgtctgcactgacagctcagcacctgcctgggattctcggtctccctctgtctgcccctctcccacactctctctctcaaaaataaataaataaacattaaaaaaaaaaagattgtaagggcgcctgggtgtgggtggctcagtcggttaagcatccaactttggctcaggtcacggtctcgtggttcgtgggttcaagccccgtgtgctgacagctcggagtctggagcctacttcagattctgtgtctccctctctacccctcccctgctcacgctctatctctctctgtgtctcaaaaataaatattaaaaaaatttttaaaaacaatttaagtcATCTCCacagccgatgtggggcttgaacttacaaccctgagatcaagagttgcatgctcttccaactgagccagccaggtgctccaaaacaCCTCTAGTTCTAAGTCTTCCTCAAAGAATCCCAGGGTCCCCAgagcttccctccctcccaggaaCTTCACATATCCCCTGCTCCTTCAGCCCAGAGATCTGGAATAACTCAATAGTGTTTTTGGGTGCCATGTTTATTTGGGAGCAGTGGTGGAGAAAAGTCTGACATCTCAGGGACAGCACTCTGGATCTGTATCTCGGTGGGAGGAGGAATAAGGTGCTGGGTAGGCATCAGGAATGACTGGATCCAGGCATCAGGTTGTTGACTGCTGTGGTTTGGGCTCATTTGTAATATGGCCTCTGTGTGTTGAGGTCACTGTAGACATCTGACCTCTGACCTTGGAGCTCCTAATGGGAGGGACAGGGTGGGAACCATTAGTGGAAGAGGTACactgaataaacttaaaacaaaattcagcctTCTCCCAGTGGCCTGTAAAGCTCCTAGCAGCTTCGTCCGCCTTGCAGCCATGGAAGAGATCTGGATTTTAATCAAGTGCATTCAgtctttcctttcctgctctgccTCACCATCATGtcccagcctcagggcctttgtgtgtgctgttctctctgcctagaacacaGGTTTCCTAGATATTCCCATGGATGGTTCCTTCTCCACCTGCAAGTCTCAGCtcatgtcacttcctcagagaagcaCTTCTTGATATACCCCATCTCATTTCTCCCCTCCACACGCACACCCCAGTCACTGCCACACCAGCTTTATTTCCCTCATGATACTTCCCCCAATGATATTATGTTAATTTGTTTCAAGTCCATCTCTCCAACTAGTACGTAAACTGTTGCTgtgtaggtgctcaacaaattctaccaaaggataaataaattagaataacGCTTTCCCCCAAAATTTCACCGCCCCCGGTAACTGAAAATCCCCCTCATTCTTCTGGACCTCATGGAGCCAAACTCAAGATTCTTACACCTTACAAAAAGACTTTTTAATCCACAAGGGAAGCAGAGCAAAGCTGGCTGCAGGTAAGTAAGAGATTTCATAGAACGAGGCTCACAATTGACGGGGAGGTTTA
The Lynx canadensis isolate LIC74 chromosome E2, mLynCan4.pri.v2, whole genome shotgun sequence genome window above contains:
- the HCST gene encoding hematopoietic cell signal transducer isoform X1 — translated: MAPSSDILFLLLLPVAAALTTPGSCSGCGPPSLPMLVGLMAADLVVSLLIIAVVFVCACPRRRPTQEDDKIYMNMPGRG
- the HCST gene encoding hematopoietic cell signal transducer isoform X2, producing MAPSSDILFLLLLPVAAALTTPGSCSGCGPPSLPMLVGLMAADLVVSLLIIAVVFVCACPRRRPTQDDKIYMNMPGRG